One part of the Candidatus Borreliella tachyglossi genome encodes these proteins:
- the arcC gene encoding carbamate kinase, with the protein MQKKRIVICLGGNALESSSGEATAERQLEFISKSVRGIVDLVEFGHEIVISHGNGPQVGRIVLQNELCRAETPAMPFDVCGAMSQGMIGYHIEQALRNEFSTRGISRHVAVIVTQVLVDNGDVAFREPSKPIGPFYDKSTALELERTKGYILREDSGRGYRRMVASPKPVEIIEIAGIKNLISSNFIVIACGGGGVPVVRDLSGSIKGVNAVIDKDYASAKLARDIDADMLVILTSVGNVAINFGRADEILLGKVSTHEIARYVSEGHFAAGSMLPKVQASVEFVRSSLGRVAIITSLDNLSEGISGCGGTIIKD; encoded by the coding sequence ATGCAGAAGAAAAGGATTGTTATATGCCTAGGAGGAAATGCGCTAGAGAGCAGTAGTGGCGAAGCTACAGCTGAGAGGCAATTAGAGTTTATCAGTAAGAGTGTTAGGGGAATTGTTGATCTGGTAGAATTTGGTCATGAAATAGTTATTAGTCATGGGAATGGTCCACAAGTTGGGAGGATAGTTCTTCAGAATGAATTATGTAGAGCTGAGACTCCTGCTATGCCTTTTGATGTGTGTGGTGCGATGAGTCAAGGTATGATAGGGTATCATATTGAGCAGGCATTAAGGAATGAATTTAGTACTAGGGGTATTAGTAGACATGTCGCCGTAATTGTTACTCAAGTTTTAGTAGATAACGGAGATGTAGCATTTAGAGAGCCCAGTAAACCAATTGGACCATTTTATGATAAATCTACAGCTTTAGAACTTGAGAGGACTAAGGGATATATTTTAAGAGAAGATAGTGGAAGAGGATATAGGAGAATGGTTGCTTCGCCTAAACCTGTTGAAATTATAGAGATTGCGGGTATAAAGAATTTAATTAGTAGTAATTTTATAGTTATTGCATGCGGAGGAGGCGGGGTACCTGTTGTTAGAGACTTGAGCGGGAGCATTAAGGGAGTAAATGCAGTAATTGATAAAGATTATGCATCAGCAAAGTTGGCTCGGGATATAGATGCTGATATGTTGGTTATCCTTACTTCTGTTGGGAATGTTGCTATTAATTTTGGAAGGGCAGATGAAATTTTACTAGGTAAAGTTAGTACACATGAGATAGCTAGATATGTAAGTGAGGGACATTTCGCAGCTGGTTCTATGTTACCTAAGGTACAAGCAAGTGTTGAGTTTGTAAGATCTAGTCTCGGACGAGTAGCAATTATTACGTCTCTTGATAACTTAAGTGAAGGGATAAGCGGGTGTGGGGGAACTATTATTAAAGATTGA